The region ACCTGCGCAATTAGTTAAGAAAAAGGATATTAAGGATAAAAATGTTGCCAAGGCTCAACCCTTAGTAGAAGCAGCCTACAATTTTTCTATTTGGGAAAAAAGAGTCTATACTATATTAGCCTCATTAGTTGATAAAAAAGATCCTGATTTTAAATCGTATCGAATTAATATTCGTGATATTATTGATTTCTATGAATGTAAAAGTAATGATGCTTATGATCGAATTCGAGAAGTACCAGAGAGTTTATTAACAAAAAACAAGATTATCAAAATTCCTTACACAACAGAGGAAGGGCATAGGCGTATATTAAAAACACATCTTATCACAGCAGTTACAGAACCTGCTGAGGATGACAATTCAACTGGGAATGGATATATAGAGCTGGAGTTCCATCCTCGTCTAAAACCTTTTTTGCTAGGACTAAAGCGTTATCTTTGTTATGATATAAAGAATACAATAGGTATTTCTAGTGTGCATACATTGCGAATTTTTGAGTTCTTGAAATTGCATCAGTATAAGAAACAGCATCAAATCACAGTGCACGATTTAAAAGTAATGTTGGGCTTAGAAGAAAAGCACAAGAAGTATGGGCATTTCAAAAGGGTTATTGTAAAAGCACAAAAAGACATTAAGAAACATACAGATATTCGATTTGAGTTTGATGAAATTAAACAAGGTCGTGCTGTTTATGCATTGAACTTTAAGATTTATGACAATGGAAATGTAAAAACAACTTCCACAGCAATAATAGGAGCAGAGGTGACAGATGTTGGAAATGGCTATGAATTGTTTCTAATTATCCGTAATTGGGGAATTACAAAAGAAACCTTTAATGAATTTGTTAGGAACTATTCTATACAACACATAAAGGAACGAATTGAATATATTCAAAATGCGCCTAAGAATAATCAAATTAAAAATAGGGCAGGTTATTTAAGAAAGTTGTTAGAGCAGCCTACCTTATTTGATGAAAGTAAAATAAAGAAACAAACACAGGTAATAACAAAAAGAAAGAAAGCTGCTCAAGCAAAGAATAAGGCAAAGTTGAAAGAGCAACTAGTGGAATTAAAACGTCTATTAAACGCTGCTGAAAATGAGCAAATCGATATATTCTTTCAAGACCATCCAGCTGAAAAATTAGCAATCATCCAGCAAACAAAAGCTTCTGGATTGGCCAAAAATAAGTTTGACAATTTATTGAGTGATGAAGAAAATTTTAGTGATAATCCTCGTTTTCAATTGTTTGTCTATGCAGAGGCTAAAAAAACATATCCAGAATTGTTAACAGAAGTTCGTTCTACCTATTTACCTCAGATTGAAGCATTAAAAAAGATTGCTTAATATGCAAGAATCAAGCTTCTGGGGGGAGTTGTTTATTGTGTTTTTCTTTCAATTTTTTGAAGGAACTAGAACCAATTAAGATGCCCATTTGATAAATTGCAATACGATTGAGTTCTTCAAGGCGTTCTTGGTGATCAAGTCCTGATTTGATAAATTCAGCATTTAAATTCTCAATATTGGCCAAAATTAGCAATTGTTCAGGTGTTGCATGATCCCTAATATTACCTTTTAAATCAGGATTTTCTTGCTTCCACTGTTTGGCTGTCATTCCAAAAATTGCCATATTGAGCAGATCTGCTTCATTAGCATAAATCATAGGGACTTGGCGAGTCCCTTCTATTTTAGGAGGAATCAAATATTCTTTGATAGCATCAGTATGTAGACGATAATTAATTTTACTCAGTAGTCGTTTTACATCCCAAGCCAGCGATTTTTGTTGATGTTCTAATTCTTTTAGTTTTTGGAACTCAACAATTAGATATAGTTTAAATTCAGGACTTAGCCAAGAACCAAATTCAAAGGCAATATCTTTATGGGCAAATGTTCCTCCATAACGCCCTGCTTTGGAAACTAATCCAATGGCACCTGTTGTGCTAATCCACTTTTTAGCAGAAAGATAAAAACGGTTGGTTCCTGCTTCATTTTTAATTCCCTCGAATTCGAGGGAATTAAAATTAGGGTTGTAAACTTTTTCCCAAACGCCTAAAAATTCAATTGTATTTTTGTTTCTCAACCATTGTTCAATTAGGGCATTGCCCCCTTCAAAGTTCTTAACCATATCCGTTAGAGAAAGAAAATCTTTTTCTTTCTTTTTAACGATACTAATAGGTGTACCAAGTACAGATATGTTTTGTTTTTTATTTTTACTCATCTTGATAATTTGGTTAAGAATTATTGGAATAATAATAGAGGATTAAGAATTCTTGCATAGTTTACTTCTGAAAGTCTCGAACGTATTTATATAGGGTAGGTTTTGAAATACCAAACATATTGCAAATTTCCATGATAGGATGTTTTTTACTTTGGTATAAATCGAAAACCATTTGACGTTTTTCTTGTGTCAGAGATTTACGTCTTCCTCCTAATCGCCCCCTAGCTCTAGCAGCAGCTAACCCAGCTTTTGTTCGTTCCAAAATTAAATTACGCTCAAATTCTGCTAACGCTCCAAAGATATGAAAAATGAGTTTACCTGTAGAGGTACTTGTGTTGATGGATTCTTCAATGGATAAAAAGCTAACCTGCTGCTCTTCCAAATAATTCATCCACTCAATTAAATCTTTTAGTGAACGCCCCAAGCGATCTAACCTCCAAACAACAAGAGTGTCTCCTTTGCGAAGGATAGTTTTTATCGTATCAAGACCAGGGCGACTAGTATTTTTACCAGAAGCTGTGTCAAGAATGACTTTTTCACAACCTGCTTTTTCCAAAGCATCCTGTTGCAAGTCTAAATTTTGTTCATGGGTCGATATTCGAGCATATCCAATTAACATAAGTAAATAAACTCATTAAAAATTAAAACAAATTTTACTTAGATAAAGATACGAGTTTTTTTACTATAAAAGCGTCTTTTGTTAGAAAAGTTTAAGAGAAAGTAAAAGAGTAAAGAAAAGGACCGTTTAGTATTTACTTTTTACGTTTGGTAAATCCTTTAATATCTACACCTTGATGCCTAAGGTATTTATAGAGTGTTGCTTTGCTAATAGAAAGGTTTTTACAAATATCTGCTATACTCAATTTTTCATCCTTATAGAGCGCTTCGGCTGAAATAGCTGTTTTTTGTGCATCCTCTGATAAGCCTTTCGGTCTTCCACCCACTCGACCTCTTGCCCTAGCAGCTTTGAGTCCAGCTTGGGTACGTTCACGAATAACATCTCGTTCAAATTCTGCCAAACAAGCAAAAATATTGAAGATTAGTCTTCCTTGGGAGGTGGTGGTGTCAATTGGGTCATTGATACTTTGGAGTCCAATGCCTTTTTCATTTAATTCATGAACAAGCTCAACCAGATGTTTGAGAGATCTTCCCAGTCTGTCCAATTTCCATATAACTAAAATATCTCCTCTCCGTAATTGAGAAAGAAGTCGATTCAGTTCTACCCGTTCAGTTTTTGCTCCACTGACTACTTCATGGAAAATTTGTTCACAGCCTGCCTTTTTTAAAGCATCAATCTGTAAATCTAAAGATTGGTCTTTTGTACTTACTCTTGCATATCCTATTTTCATGCTACAAGTTTACAAAACTTATCTAGAAAAGACAAGCTAAACTTAGATTAGGTAGACCAGTTTTTTTGAACATGTATGTAGAACAATTTGTAGATTTTCTAATTTTAAAACTGAGTTCACATAAACGGTCGTTTTTTTGAACTTATAGTTTTACTGGATAGGTGATCCAAAATTCTAAATGAACAAGTTTCAATCCTACTTTTATTGGATGATGGTTTAGTACAACTGCTTATTATTTAATCTATTACACGCAACTCCAGGTTTCAATCCTACTTTTATTGGATGATGGTTTAGTACTTTTTCGATCCAAGCTCAGATCCTAACAACATTATTGTTTCAATCCTACTTTTATTGGATGATGGTTTAGTACTTTGATGTATTAACATCTATTCATAGAAAACAAAAATAGTTTCAATCCTACTTTTATTGGATGATGGTTTAGTACGAGATCAATTTAAATTGGAGGTCAAAAACAATGGAGTGTTTCAATCCTACTTTTATTGGATGATGGTTTAGTACAAGACTTCAAGTTGGGAATCAGTACCGCGATTACTAGGTTTCAATCCTACTTTTATTGGATGATGGTTTAGTACTTTAAATGCTTAGCTAGTATTGCTTAGATACTAGACTTTGTTTCAATCCTACTTTTATTGGATGATGGTTTAGTACTACTAACCTACAAAATGGACGTGTACAGATTGCAAGTGTTTCAATCCTACTTTTATTGGATGATGGTTTAGTACTCACTTTATGATATATATATCATTCTTTGTATATGTATTACAAAGTATCCACTATGTCAAAGAACTTATATTTCTTTCAAAATAAGAAAAAACTAGAAAAAAAGATAGAATATTTCTGTTAGAAAAGAGTCTAAAGTACTAGAATTACCTATAACAATAGCTTCTATTAATTGTTTTTTTTGAATTGGAATAATATATAAACTCTCGTTTACAGTAAGTTGTCCTTGAAATAAAGTATGCAAATTTTGTCTAAAATTATCCCACTCTGAGGTTTTGAAAGAAGGAGCTAAGTAAACAGATTTTTGCATTCTTTCACAGGCATTTTTTAATAAGAATTTTGCAATTTTACTACGTAAACGATCATTTTCTATATCATAGGTAATTATATAGTTCATGTTGAAGATTTTTCCCACCAAAGTTTAGCAATATATGCTATTGTCAAACAAACAATAAAAAGCATTAACATATCTAAGAAAGTAGATTGATTACTATTGGTATTTTTTTCTTTTTGTTTTCTTTTAAAAGAGGCTAATTTTGATAGCTCGTCATACGAAAGAGGAGCTGGATGTCTTTTGTGGTGAGAAGTTGGGTATTCAAGTATTAAACCATTTTCTTGTTGATGTAGCCAAAATCGAACGCCGCCATGACCACTACAAGCACCTGTTCCTTGACGATTTTGTCGATCGTTGTCCATGCAGATACAGCCAATGCGATTTCCTGAGGGTTTTTGATTTTTTTCTTTTGCAGAATAATTATTATTTGTCATTTTAGAAGTATACAGATCATCCTCTTCACTTTCGATCCATTCGATAAGATTTTCAGGAGATAATTTAATACTATCATTAGGTGTGTCTAAAATAATCGTTGAACTATCCGATATTAAAGGTGTCTTTTCTTTATGAGAAATAGGTATTTCGTACCAAAAATGTTGAATTATTAACTCTATCCAACCTAACTCCCAAGCAAATGCTGATCCTGATCCAAACAAGCTAATCCCTATAATGTATGGAGTCATTTTGTACCATGTTTTTTTCATAATTGAATATTTAAGAATTAAAAGAAGAAGGAGAAAAGAATTTAAACATTGTTGCCATTTGGAAGGCATTTATATCTATATGAGAACGTCGCTTGCGCTTATTTCCCTTATAAGAAATAATTTGATTCATATGCTTGGTAAAAGCATGAACTAATGTTTCTTTTCCTTCAAAGCTCAGCCATAAGCCCTCTTTTGCTGTCTTTTGAAAATAGGATGAAGGTATTGGATGTGTTAAAAAGAGCTGTATAATGAGTTCGTCTACCCAAGATCTATATTGATCAATGACATCAAAAACCAATGTTGGAGTATTATAACGATCTGTATGGAGAACTCCCATATATGGATCTATACCTGCTTTAATTAAAGCTATTTCAATTATTCCATAAAGAATTCCATATAAGTAATTCATACAAGCATTAAAAGGATCATAGGCTGGATGTTTACTTCTTTTTTTGAAATTATATTGCTTAGGTATTACTAAACTAAGGCAGTAAAAATAAGCTCTAGAAGCTGTTCCTTCCCATCCCCTAAAACTTGCTGCAATTTCTTTTAAATTAGAAGTAGTTTCAGTAGACCAATTTTGAAATTTTTGAATCATATTTGCCATTATTTTTTGTGCATTTAAGTATTCTCGTTCAATTAAATAGTTGTCGTTATATAATTGCTTTAATAAACTTTGTTGGTTATTAATTTTTTGTAATAATAAATCTCGGATCCAAAGCATTCCTTGTATATGTTGAGCAAATAAAGCTTGATGTTTTCGGATAGTAGAAATAGAACCATATTGCCCACTCCATACAAGTCCTTTCGATCGACCAATTTTATCTAGCAAGAGGACAGTAATAGAGTTCTTTAAAGCTAAAAAAAGTGCATCTGTACTTACACGAATGCTAGGACTAAGCAAAATGCTGCGAACTTTTCGGACAGCAATAAGTTTTCCTTTAGTTTCTATGGGCTTGACCCAAAACATCCCATCCTTTACACCTAAAAAAGCGCCATAAGAATCAATATATAATTGCATTGAATATTTGGTTTGTTATTAAATAAACAGTAATTTGATTTTTATACATAAAATAAAAATGATGCATAGTGAATTTTCGATTCAAAAAGAGCTGCGAATTTTAGCTGTTGTTTTTGACAGTTATTTAGAACCTTGGGAAATTGCCCAATTTAGAGGAGCGATGGCTCATAAAGTTGGATTAGAACATGATTGGTTCCATAATCACAATAGTTCAAATAATCCCACTACTTTTCATTACCGTTATCCGCTTATTCAATATAAGTTGAATAAAAATCATCCTATGTTGATTTGTATAGATAAAGGGGTAGAAGAAGCGCAACATTTTTTTGCTCAAGCTGATTGGACTTTGATGATTGGTAAAAAACAACATCAGATGCGTCTCAAAAGTCTAAATGTGAATCAATTTTCACTACAAATACTCTCTCAAAAAAGAGAATATAGGATACATAATTGGTTGGCTCTAAACCAAGATAACTATAAGCAATATCAAGAACTAGAACGTTTATCTGAGAAACTGGATTTTTTAGAACCAATTTTGATTGGACATATCTTATCTTTTGCTAAGGGCGTTCAATGGGAAGTCCCTGAATCCATAGAGTTGAGTATTACAGATTTATTAAACACACAATGGATTAAACATAAGAGAGTCCGAAGAATAGCGTTTAACTTACATTTTAAATGCAATGTTTTTATTCCTAATTTCATAGGTTTAGGCAAAGGCTGTAGTCATGGTTTAGGAGTTATTAAAGAAAATAAAACCTTTGCTAAGGTTAAAAAACACTAGCCTATATGACTCCTTAATTACATGCCTTCGCCAAACCTAAGCAGAGTAAAAACAATAAACTTATAATTATTTGCGCTATAAATTGTTCTCCGGCTCCTTTTACAATGCCTTTCGCCCCTGCATTAGCCATTCCTCTAAAATCTTCAATGGTTTGTTTTACTAAAGTAGCTGCTTGTTTTCTTGCTCGTTCCATCCAAGTTTTTAGCACAGCATCACTTATGTTATAGTCTTTGTAATAGTGCTCTTGTTCATGATTCGTTGTATTTTGTTTTGAAGATGTTTTCTCTGCTTGAAATGCATGATAACTATTATCATAACGTGATCTAGCTATGGGATCTTTTAAAATAATAAAATAAGGTAAGCTTCATTGATTGCTTTCATTCGTTCTGTTGTATCTTTATTTGGGTGAACATCAGGATGCCATTTGAAAGCCTGTTTTCGGAAAGCTTGTTTTATTTTGGTTTGATCGGTATTTATTGTTATTTCTAATAAGGCATAATAATCTACAAACATGATTCTTAGGATTTATCCAAATGTTGATTATCTATTTCTGAACTAGTATTTGAGTCGTATTTCCAAATTGCTCCAATACCTGCTACCAACCCCGCTAAAAAAATTAACTTTAAAGATGGTGCATCTTTTACAAGCACGAATAAAGGCGTAGCAATAATAAATAAGATAAAGATCATTAGAATTTTAATAAATGTTTTCATTTTGTTGTTTTTTTGCAATGATAAAAACTATTTGGCTCGAGTTAAGAAGACGAATAAACCTAGTATAAGATCTCCAATTCCCCAGATAAACAAAAGCAACATTATTCCTAATCCACTTCCAATTGTAGCACCTGCTTGTTCTGCTTCACTAGAATAACTCTGTGTTGTTTGTACAGCCACTCCAATTCCTGTTATTATTGAGTAAAGCATAAATCAGCAATTCTAACGATAAACAGAATTATATGATAAAATAATATTTAAGTTCATTGAAAAAGGAACGTACATTTACTAAAAAGTAAACGATGTACGACAAATTAGTAGAAATAGTATCCAAAGAGTTTCACCAAGTTCCAGACGATCGAAAAGGGCATACAGAATATTTGCTACATGATTGTTTAATGGGAGCATTTGCTATGTTTGGTCTAAAAGATCCATCATTATTGAGTTTTATAGATAATGCCATTCATCGTAAGGACAATTTAGAACAAGTCTTTAAAATTAGTAAGCTTCCAACAGATAATGGGATGCGAAAAATTTTAGATGCTGTCCAACCATCTGTTTTTCAACCTACTTTTAAAACAATCTTTGAACATTTGGAAAGGCTCAAAATACTCGAAAGTAGAAGATACTTAGACCAACATTTGCTAGTAAGTGTTGATGCCACAGGTACATTTTCTTCCAATAAGATTGGTTGTTCTCAATGTTTAACAAAGAAAAGAAAAAATGGTACAATAGAACATCATCACCAATTGTTAGCAGCGAGTGTAGTTCATCCTAATTTCAAGACCGTTTTTCCTGTTTTTGGAGAAGCAATAACGCGGCAGGATGGTTCAAAAAAGAATGATTGTGAACGAAAGGCATGTAAACGATTATTTCCACATTTACGCAGCATACTGCCAAAAGAAAAGATCTTAATTCTTTTAGATGCTTTATATGCTGATGGTCCAACTATTAAAGCACTTCAAGCACAAGATATCCAAATGGATTACATCATAGTAATCAAGGAAGGATATGTTTTGGAACAAGTTAAGCAACTTAGAAAAAAGGATAGTTTGCATCAGTGTCAATACCAGAAAAATGAAAAGACTCTGTGTCGATACAGGTGGGCATCTAACCTCATTCTAAATGGCGCAAACCAAGATATTATCGTAAACTATTTAGAATACGAAGAATATGATTTAGAAAAAGATAAAGTGGTTTATTCCAATAAGTGGATTACCAACCTAACTTTGACTAAATCAAATGTTTCATCTATTGCCACAGCTGGAAGAGCAGGTTGGAAAATTGAAAATGAGACATTTAACACCTTGAAGAATCAAGACTACAATTTGGAACATAATTATGGTCATGGAAAATTCTACTTGTCAACAGTATTTGCTTTGATTATGCTATTAGCATTTTTTGTTGACCAGATTACAAGGGCTGTTGATGAAAGTTTTGAACAAGCCTTAAAAGAAGCAAAAACATTGCGTGATTTAAGGCAGAAAGTTCGAGTACTCTTTGATTTTATTCCTACTATTTCAATGAACTTAATCTATCAAATAATCGCTAGAAAGGTCAATATTCGACCTCAATTAGAATAGCTATTTGATATTATTATTCTAAGTACAGGACCTAAGTACAGGACAAAAGTTTTAATTCCTGAAATAAAGTTAAAAAGTTAAGTAAACGTTCTTTGATATAATCTAAGCCAAATCTAAAAATACTAAAGAGTTTAGCTTTTCGAGTTTTTAGTTTTTTTATTGGAATTTTACCCCCTCTTTTGATTAACCATTCTCCTGTTTTATAAGACCAAACAAAGGCTATTGCAACAAGAAATAGTAGACTGGATAATCTAGATGGTGCTGTTACATGAGTATCCTCAAAATTAAATCCTCTTGTTTTACAAGCTGAGAAAAAAACTTCGATTCCCCAGCGTTCTTGATAAATTCTTTTACCTTTTGAAATAGGTTTGTTACTTATCAAAATAAGCCATTCAGATTTACCTAGTTTCTGACCTCCAATATAAAGTTGGTGCTTGAAAAGTATTCTTTGTTTTCTCAAAGCTTTAAAAGTTGATTGGCTAAAGTATTTGCCAACTTTTACTTCTTTTATTTGTCCAAACTTTCGCATCAAACTGTTACTTCGGATTCTAATAATAAAAATTAAAGGCAAAGATTTTAAATAGCTTATCCATTGATTACCAATAAACTCACGGTCTGCTAACAAATATTTGATTTGCCCTTTTTGCTTTATTGTTAAATGACTCATCAAGCTTTGCATTAAATCTATCCGTTCCTGTTGAGAAGAGTTACCTCTTTTGTCTAATAGAGTCCAAATAAGTGGTATTGCTGTTCCATTATAGCTAATACCTATTAGTAAAATATTGATGTTGATTTTCCCAAATTTCCAATTGGTTCTATCAATGCTCAGAGCTACCCACTGATTACTAAAAACAATGAGTTTCCAAACTAATTGAATATAGCACTTACGACAGAATTTGTATTCTTTCATGAAACGTTGAATCCTTTTGAAATTAGATTCTCGTTTTGCAAAAGGGTTCAATACCAGCGAAAGTTGAGCATAGCTAATGCTGCTCATTTTTATTATGGAAATAACCAGCTTACTCAACATGGTCAATCGCTGACTTTGACCAGCAAAATGATCAGATAATATATCTTTAAGAACTTTTTCTGTATCTTTCATTCGGAGTTATTGAAGTTTGTAAATAGTGATTTCGCAACTACTAATTTACTAATTTTTCAATTTCTCCATTTTTTGTCCTGTACTTAGATCTTTAAGAACTTTTTCTGTATCTTTCATTCGGAGTTATTGAAGTTTGTAAATAGTGATTTCGCAACTACTAATTTACTAATTTTTCAATTTCTCCATTTTTTGTCCTGTACTTAGATTATTATTATTTAATATATTTTCTTACATCGTTAGAATTGCTGAGCATAAATAAATTGAAAGCAATAAAACAATATTTGATAATTTTGCCCCCAAAAGTTTGTTTGACTTTTTTTAGTTGCACACCTTTGCGGTACATTCATGGCATTCTATAAGTGACATTTTATAAAATTTTTAATGATGAAAATGATTAATGTGCTTTTCTAAGCAACTTATATTCCAAGTGATTTATTGAGTTTATTTGGGATTTCAGATGATCTTAAAGTATCAAATATTAATACTTGGTAGTTAATTATTGATAGGATCAAGTAGCATCTAAAAACTGTTTTAGCAACTTGGTATAGTGAATTAATGATTGATTTGCTTGTTTTAGGTCAATGATTAACTCAGAATAATGAGGGTAGCT is a window of Aureispira sp. CCB-E DNA encoding:
- a CDS encoding CRISPR-associated endonuclease Cas6; amino-acid sequence: MMHSEFSIQKELRILAVVFDSYLEPWEIAQFRGAMAHKVGLEHDWFHNHNSSNNPTTFHYRYPLIQYKLNKNHPMLICIDKGVEEAQHFFAQADWTLMIGKKQHQMRLKSLNVNQFSLQILSQKREYRIHNWLALNQDNYKQYQELERLSEKLDFLEPILIGHILSFAKGVQWEVPESIELSITDLLNTQWIKHKRVRRIAFNLHFKCNVFIPNFIGLGKGCSHGLGVIKENKTFAKVKKH
- a CDS encoding DnaJ domain-containing protein; amino-acid sequence: MFVDYYALLEITINTDQTKIKQAFRKQAFKWHPDVHPNKDTTERMKAINEAYLILLF
- the cas1 gene encoding CRISPR-associated endonuclease Cas1; its protein translation is MQLYIDSYGAFLGVKDGMFWVKPIETKGKLIAVRKVRSILLSPSIRVSTDALFLALKNSITVLLLDKIGRSKGLVWSGQYGSISTIRKHQALFAQHIQGMLWIRDLLLQKINNQQSLLKQLYNDNYLIEREYLNAQKIMANMIQKFQNWSTETTSNLKEIAASFRGWEGTASRAYFYCLSLVIPKQYNFKKRSKHPAYDPFNACMNYLYGILYGIIEIALIKAGIDPYMGVLHTDRYNTPTLVFDVIDQYRSWVDELIIQLFLTHPIPSSYFQKTAKEGLWLSFEGKETLVHAFTKHMNQIISYKGNKRKRRSHIDINAFQMATMFKFFSPSSFNS
- the cas2 gene encoding CRISPR-associated endonuclease Cas2, whose translation is MNYIITYDIENDRLRSKIAKFLLKNACERMQKSVYLAPSFKTSEWDNFRQNLHTLFQGQLTVNESLYIIPIQKKQLIEAIVIGNSSTLDSFLTEIFYLFF
- a CDS encoding replication initiation protein — translated: MKIPAQLVKKKDIKDKNVAKAQPLVEAAYNFSIWEKRVYTILASLVDKKDPDFKSYRINIRDIIDFYECKSNDAYDRIREVPESLLTKNKIIKIPYTTEEGHRRILKTHLITAVTEPAEDDNSTGNGYIELEFHPRLKPFLLGLKRYLCYDIKNTIGISSVHTLRIFEFLKLHQYKKQHQITVHDLKVMLGLEEKHKKYGHFKRVIVKAQKDIKKHTDIRFEFDEIKQGRAVYALNFKIYDNGNVKTTSTAIIGAEVTDVGNGYELFLIIRNWGITKETFNEFVRNYSIQHIKERIEYIQNAPKNNQIKNRAGYLRKLLEQPTLFDESKIKKQTQVITKRKKAAQAKNKAKLKEQLVELKRLLNAAENEQIDIFFQDHPAEKLAIIQQTKASGLAKNKFDNLLSDEENFSDNPRFQLFVYAEAKKTYPELLTEVRSTYLPQIEALKKIA
- a CDS encoding KilA-N domain-containing protein yields the protein MSKNKKQNISVLGTPISIVKKKEKDFLSLTDMVKNFEGGNALIEQWLRNKNTIEFLGVWEKVYNPNFNSLEFEGIKNEAGTNRFYLSAKKWISTTGAIGLVSKAGRYGGTFAHKDIAFEFGSWLSPEFKLYLIVEFQKLKELEHQQKSLAWDVKRLLSKINYRLHTDAIKEYLIPPKIEGTRQVPMIYANEADLLNMAIFGMTAKQWKQENPDLKGNIRDHATPEQLLILANIENLNAEFIKSGLDHQERLEELNRIAIYQMGILIGSSSFKKLKEKHNKQLPPEA
- a CDS encoding recombinase family protein, whose amino-acid sequence is MLIGYARISTHEQNLDLQQDALEKAGCEKVILDTASGKNTSRPGLDTIKTILRKGDTLVVWRLDRLGRSLKDLIEWMNYLEEQQVSFLSIEESINTSTSTGKLIFHIFGALAEFERNLILERTKAGLAAARARGRLGGRRKSLTQEKRQMVFDLYQSKKHPIMEICNMFGISKPTLYKYVRDFQK
- a CDS encoding IS4 family transposase, which codes for MKDTEKVLKDILSDHFAGQSQRLTMLSKLVISIIKMSSISYAQLSLVLNPFAKRESNFKRIQRFMKEYKFCRKCYIQLVWKLIVFSNQWVALSIDRTNWKFGKININILLIGISYNGTAIPLIWTLLDKRGNSSQQERIDLMQSLMSHLTIKQKGQIKYLLADREFIGNQWISYLKSLPLIFIIRIRSNSLMRKFGQIKEVKVGKYFSQSTFKALRKQRILFKHQLYIGGQKLGKSEWLILISNKPISKGKRIYQERWGIEVFFSACKTRGFNFEDTHVTAPSRLSSLLFLVAIAFVWSYKTGEWLIKRGGKIPIKKLKTRKAKLFSIFRFGLDYIKERLLNFLTLFQELKLLSCT